The genomic region TATTTTAACTTTCCAGGGTTAAAATATTAAACCAGGGTGTGTTTCTTGTCTATTTTTGAGCTAAGTAAGCATAAAAGGAATAAATTGGTTAAATAATGTGTTCTGGTTCCCTCACTCTTAATTTCAAAACATAAAAGTGCTATTGGAAACAAAAATCAAGTGGGAAGGGGGGTCTTTAGATGTGCTGAGGAGGAGATGTTGAAATCTACTCACCAGTTTTCATAGAGAGAAACGTGGACCCTGAAAATGACTTTTATGTTGTGGTGACTAAAATTGGTGTAGATGTTGCCTGATGCTCCAGGTTTATTCTGCActgctgtgttttatttaattattgttttttatgTGCCAtactttattgtatttatattatgttggaaacTACCCCAAGTTCACTGTGTGATGAATGGCAGTCAAGAAatcatatatagagagaggggggggagagagggagatttCTTAGCAGAAATATCAATAATGACTCAAAAAGTTTGTAGAGTGCTGTACAGCAATTGCATTCAATTACGCCTGACAGACAAATTAGTTAAGGAGATCATTACAAAATGCTTCGTGATAAGAATGGGGCTGCATGAAGGAAGAGGCATCATTGACAAATAATTTCATGCTATAAATAGAGTTCATAAGCAAAGATAGCCTTGGAGATGTGTGCATAACAATAGGTGGTGGAACCTCAGAAACAAGAGAGGTGGCTGAAGAGAAGTTGGACTTCTTTGGGAAGAGTAacagaatagaaatttaataaaaaaaataataaagttgcCAGGAGGTATCAGGCTGCAGCACGTAGCTCACTAGTTGTTCACTTTCCTCTACTTTAATAGAAGGgggatgaactatgcagaatatGTAAACCCACAcaaaatttcattatttatataggTCACAGAGAATTGAACTTTCCATAGtacagaatttttatttattttaccttatTTCGTTAGTTCATAGTATACATAGCACTCAAGTCCAGCAATTATTTCAAGAATGAGAGATGCCGGGTGTGGTGAAATGTGGTTATGAGGCTTTTtgtaattatattttgttttgtttttgaccaTTTGAAAGGGATAGAGACTTGTGCAGCACCCAAGATCATAGACAGTAAAGTAGAGGAGAGTTCAGAAGTCCCTATTTTAGAAGACACATCATCTTCACCAACAGACATCCAACAACATTTATGGCAGGTTTCCACGGATATTGAAAATACTGAAAGGTATGTTTTCTATTTATTATTCCTAATTTGATCCCATTAAACACTGAGGCATGTGTGGAAGTAGACCTTTGTCTCCACATCCCTTAATGGAACTTCACAAAAAGCTTGCTGGAATAAAAATTGCCTCCGAATGAGCAGCCATTCTCCTCCTTAATCTTTATTACTGATCACAATGGAAGAACATACTTGATTAAAATTGGAGACTTACAGTGGTCTTTTTTATTATAACTCCATCAGTTGTCCATTTGACATTTGCAAAACTTATTCAGTCCAacattctgatttttattttatttttatcctttttGTTCAGACATAGTACTATTCTCGGAATCCTGAAAAGCAGAAGTAGCTTTTATCTAAGCTTAAGCAATGTCTGTTCTATTTGAACAGTTCTGTGCTTCATTTCTACAGGGATATGAGAGAAATGAAAAACCTTTTAAGCAAACTCAGGGAGACTATGCCTTTGCCACTGAAAAATCAAGGTAAGCCTTTCTTTTCTGCATCTGATAATTGGATAGTTAAGTGATCAGACTTGGTTTCTTCTGCTAATGTTAAACAAACTCCTAATATTCTAAATATGACGATAGAGAAAAGGTTTGACACATGTAACGTTCCTCTaaattattaaacattttttggTAGAAGTGTGGCTTAGCTTCTTAGCCTTTATCCCAGTTGAAATAATGTTTGCGCTCATATACATCCCTTTATTCTTGCCTCTTTCTTTCCATTCATACTTTCCCTCTATGGTCTCCCTACTGTTGAAATTTAAATTGCATGCcaaggaagattggaaaatgtttgtggATTATTTAAAAACTCAGTGTAAACATGTTAAGATGCAAATAGGATTTGACTGAAAGCAGCAGTGGAAACGACAGTAGAATTTTGTGttgttgcttgcttgtttgttggtAGAAGCAAAGgcatgttgttcagttgtgtccgactcttcgtgaccccacggaccagagcacgccaggcacgcgtatctttcactgcctcccacattttGGCCGAACTcgtgctagtcacttcaagaacactgtccaaccatctcgtcctctgtcatccccttctccttgtgccctccatctttcccaacatcagggtcttagcAAAGGCATGGAGTAACTATAATATGCAGCACAAATTTAAATTTTGGGGTAAccatggagggagagagggaaagtccTAGGTTGACTAATTTATTGTAAAAcccaaaatgttattttattattattatttttaaaagatatatagATAAAATTAATAAACCGCCCTGAGAGCTCCGTGTATATGGcggtatataccggtaaattcaataaaaaaaatgaaaaagaaaaagggcaaGGTTTAGGTTAACAAGGTTAGAAGAAACTGTGGTGTGACTTGAGGGAGCAAGGCAAGCTGAAGGGCAAGAATATTTGCCCATTGGGAGAAGCAGAACCCTCTTGGAATACTGATGCTCTGAACTTCTCCATAgcaggttcaggttgtatatatgggtaaataaaccacacaaaaataaaaaagaaatttaaattgcTTGCTTCTCAAGCCTGCTATTTTCCTCTCTCATGTTAGTTTGTAAACTTGATGGCACTATATGAATAACATTGTTAGTGACATGGCAGCCAGACCTTGCCTGGTACCCATAGATCAGAACATACAACTATGGTCTTATGTCTCAATTCAAAGTGGTAGTTGTGGTCTCTAAGATCCTTATTGGGCCTGGGCTATCTTAGGGACTGCTTTTCCTGTATAGATGATAGTTGGATTTCTTTTCGTTTCATGTATTTGTAAGCTTCTTTGGGTACAAAAGTAAAAGTaaggggtagaaataaataattattaactAGGAAATTATTGACAACTTAAGGAATTAAGAGCTGGACAACGCTGAATTATGAAGGGACATAATATTCAACTTGCTGTGCCTAGAGGAGTTACTTCTCtactaaaacataataaaaatgatggagaataaattcaaatatttttgTGGAGTTTAAATGGAGGTTGCCAACAAAACTCACATTAAAGTTCAGTATGACAGCGCTCATTGCTATCTGCCACTCAGTGATTAGATTTAATCTCCCATTCATCTGGGTCCTTTTTTATATCTTACAAAATGAATTTAAGCACTGGTTTCAGAATAAATTTGAAGATTTTCCCTCCCTGAGCCAatttcaaattatacattttccTTCATGGATGAATACTTGCAGTGAGCTGCTTAAACTCCTGTatgtgcagggctggcccaagacatttcagTGCCAGAGACAAAACCCCATAACAGCGTTCCTGTCTCCTGCCATTTAGCAgaggttaagaacataagagcctgctggattaggccaatggcccatctaatctagcatccttGCAGATCATGACCCACAGGTTGCAAAACTCTGAAGTAACACACAGGAAACATGTCCTTCAGAATATATGCTTTGCTGCTGCTCAGTTTAATGCTAtcttttggtgtgtttttttaatcacagATGACAGCAGCCtcctaaacttgacttcaactccTTATCCATTAGTGCGAAGACGGAAGCGGAGGTTCTTCGGATTGTGCTGTCTTGTCTCGAGCTAGATGATCCAGTACAGAAATGCACAGATGACCACAGCCAATACAATTTGACCTTTAGCGGGATAAACCTTAATGCTCTAAGTGGTAGTGTGTGTTTTCTACACGACTAATTATTTCTTCCCTCCTTTTCAAGAGTTTTACAAATTTGTTGTTGATAAGAACCAAATCAGGAAACCGATTTAACATTATGAAgaatatttttaactttttttaaaggcatactGCATGCCTGATTTAAACCATTCTATGATTAGATGCAAATGTTATAATTATGAAATAAAAcattcagatatttttttttcatgtACAAACCACCACAGCCAATTGTGTACAGTACAATAGTAGGACTGTAGCTCTTGCTAGTATGATGTTAAACTATTTGAACATATTCTATTAAGCAATCCTAATCCATAGAAAACTATTTAGAACAGCAAAACTGTGCTTATGTTCTAAAAAGCTAAAATAAAAAGAGCCAATATCATAAGAGAACTTGCACAAACTCTCCTATTGCTTTTTATGCTCTCATTCATATTTAGTCTTCCACTCTATATCTCAACTTATACAAGAACTTCATAATACAGTATCTTAATTTCTATTACACAAGCAACATAACATCGATATGTTGATCCTGTAAATATGAGATAGTTATATCTACATATGTACAATGCATAGAAATAGCTAATTTACTTTTTAAACCCCCCACAAATGTATCTATTTCAGCTTTGGGAAGAAAGGctaaaaatttaaaagatggtGTAGGAAACTATAAAATCCACAGGTGTAAAGCAAATTATCCTATTTTGTCTCCATTAAAGGTTAAAGCATGGTGTCTGAACATCAATTTAGTGTTACTGCTTTTAGGGCATGCCAGAAGTAGCTCTAActgtaaaatattaaacattttacattgttaataaatattttttagttAAACTAAAACATGTCTTTTGGGTAATAATTGTACAGCTAAATACCATGTATGGTTGCCTCTACCCATCTTGCCTGCTCTGTTTAGAAGAATTTGGATCATTGGTCTCATTCACATGTaataataaaccatggcttaccacTATGGCACAAGTTagaatgagtctgaccaaagccTCAGACTTGCAAATTACACACGGTTGGTGTAAGGATTTCTGCCATGTTTACTTTCAGTTTCCATAAATCCTGCCCTATTGTTATGTACAAACTGGGGTGTGTTTGTGGTCTAAAATAAACTCTTGTAAGTTTCAAAAGTAGCAAATTCAACCCATGGATTATGAAGCTGGTTTCTCAGTTTGTTTAAAAAGACCATCTCTGGAGCATGAATAAACCAGGACTCATAGAAACTGAAAATAAGTGTGGCAGAAGTCCTTCTCCTGGCCAAGATGGAGGAGGCAGAAGTGTTGTAGCTCATGCAGTAAGTAGTGCGAAATCAcgtttccatgttatttgcaaaTCTGCACACAGTCTGGCCtgtagttgagatccctgcattgccgagggttggactggatgaccctctgaGGCCattccaagtctacagttctgtggttcaATGACCTGGTTACCTTGCT from Lacerta agilis isolate rLacAgi1 chromosome 11, rLacAgi1.pri, whole genome shotgun sequence harbors:
- the RGS7BP gene encoding regulator of G-protein signaling 7-binding protein isoform X3, whose product is MYTTEMLKSICLLGSLQLHRKGIETCAAPKIIDSKVEESSEVPILEDTSSSPTDIQQHLWQVSTDIENTERDMREMKNLLSKLRETMPLPLKNQDDSSLLNLTSTPYPLVRRRKRRFFGLCCLVSS